A genomic region of Arachis hypogaea cultivar Tifrunner chromosome 5, arahy.Tifrunner.gnm2.J5K5, whole genome shotgun sequence contains the following coding sequences:
- the LOC112800979 gene encoding hydroxyproline O-galactosyltransferase GALT6, translated as MNRGKLLDPLPPLLLPNRLTLLQVFMAVMLIYLLFMTFEIPLAFRAATVSSTERATTFVFLSDAFPVPLAEPEYQPTRPEFQPKNRTFFPSPKVSTLSFNDSFNGEFSELHKVAKQAWVAGRRLWEDLESGKVESAARRFRVENGSDKCPNSVSVSGPEFKKGVMVLPCGMTLWSHVTVVGTPRWAHAERDPKIAVVKEGDEAVMVSQFMMELQGLKAVENEEPPRILHFNPRVKGDWSGKPVIEMNTCYRMQWGNAQRCEGWKSRADEETVDGQVKCEKWIRDDDSHSEEWKATWWLNRLIGRKKEVTVDWPYPFAEGKLFVLTVSAGLEGYHISVDGRHVTSFPYRTGFALEDATGLSINGDIDVHSIFAASLPTSHPSFAPQMHLEVIPQWKAPPLLNTNVELFIGILSAGNHFAERMAVRKSWMQHKLIKSSHVVARFFVALHGRKDTNLDIKKEAEYFGDIIIVPYMDHYDLVVLKTIAICEYGIRTVAAKYIMKCDDDTFVRVDSVISEARKVQSDRSLYMGNMNYHHRPLRHGKWAVTYEEWLEEEYPTYANGPGYIVSSDIAHFIVSDFEKRRLKLFKMEDVSMGTWVEQFNSTRPVEYIHSLKFCQFGCIDDYYTAHYQSPRQMTCMWDKLQQQGKPLCCNMR; from the exons ATGAATAGGGGGAAGCTACTGGACCCACTGCCACCGCTCCTTCTTCCCAACAGGCTCACCTTGCTCCAAGTTTTCATGGCGGTGATGCTCATCTACCTCCTCTTCATGACCTTCGAAATCCCACTCGCATTCAGAGCCGCCACCGTCTCCTCCACCGAAAGAGCCACCACCTTCGTCTTCCTCAGCGACGCATTCCCAGTCCCACTCGCAGAACCCGAATACCAGCCGACTCGACCCGAATTCCAACCCAAAAACAGAactttcttcccttcccccaaaGTCTCCACATTGAGCTTCAATGACAGCTTCAACGGCGAGTTCTCTGAGCTTCACAAGGTCGCAAAGCAAGCCTGGGTCGCCGGCAGGAGGTTGTGGGAGGATCTCGAATCGGGGAAAGTGGAATCCGCTGCCCGTAGGTTCCGGGTCGAAAACGGGTCGGACAAGTGCCCGAATTCGGTTTCGGTTTCTGGGCCGGAATTCAAGAAGGGTGTGATGGTGTTGCCGTGCGGGATGACGCTTTGGTCGCACGTGACGGTGGTTGGGACGCCGAGGTGGGCACATGCGGAGAGGGACCCGAAGATAGCGGTGGTGAAGGAAGGGGATGAAGCGGTTATGGTTTCGCAGTTCATGATGGAGCTTCAGGGTTTGAAGGCCGTTGAGAACGAGGAACCGCCGAGGATCTTGCATTTCAATCCGAGGGTCAAGGGGGACTGGAGCGGCAAGCCTGTGATCGAGATGAACACGTGCTATAGAATGCAATGGGGGAATGCTCAGAGGTGCGAGGGATGGAAGTCACGTGCCGATGAGGAAACTG TTGATGGACAGGTGAAGTGTGAAAAGTGGATTCGGGATGATGACAGCCACTCGGAAGAGTGGAAGGCAACATGGTGGTTGAACAGACTCATAGGGCGAAAGAAGGAGGTGACTGTAGACTGGCCATATCCTTTTGCAGAGGGGAAACTGTTTGTTCTTACCGTAAGTGCCGGCTTGGAAGGTTATCATATTAGTGTCGATGGGAGGCATGTGACGTCCTTTCCCTATCGCACA GGCTTTGCTCTCGAGGATGCTACTGGACTATCCATAAATGGGGACATTGATGTGCACTCCATATTTGCCGCTTCTTTGCCTACGTCGCATCCTAGCTTTGCTCCACAGATGCATCTTGAAGTTATTCCTCAGTGGAAAGCTCCTCCTCTTCTCAATACAAATGTGGAGCTCTTCATTGGCATCCTTTCTGCCGGCAACCATTTTGCCGAACGAATGGCCGTGAGGAAGTCCTGGATGCAACATAAACTAATCAAATCTTCGCATGTTGTGGCTCGGTTTTTTGTCGCATTG CACGGAAGGAAGGATACAAATCTGGATATAAAGAAAGAAGCAGAGTATTTTGGCGATATTATTATAGTTCCCTACATGGATCATTATGACCTTGTTGTGTTGAAGACTATAGCTATCTGTGAATACGGG ATTCGTACAGTGGCTGCTAAGTATATCATGAAGTGTGATGATGACACATTTGTTAGAGTAGATTCTGTTATAAGCGAAGCAAGAAAAGTTCAAAGTGATAGAAGTCTCTACATGGGAAATATGAATTACCACCACAGGCCTCTTCGCCATGGCAAATGGGCTGTAACGTATGAG GAATGGCTAGAGGAAGAGTATCCTACGTATGCTAATGGACCCGGTTACATAGTCTCATCTGACATTGCCCACTTCATTGTTTCCGACTTCGAGAAGCGTAGGCTAAAA TTATTTAAAATGGAGGACGTGAGCATGGGAACGTGGGTAGAGCAATTCAACAGCACAAGGCCGGTAGAGTACATACACAGCTTGAAGTTCTGCCAGTTCGGCTGCATCGACGACTACTACACGGCACACTACCAGTCGCCGCGGCAAATGACTTGTATGTGGGATAAGTTGCAACAGCAAGGAAAACCACTCTGCTGCAACATGAGATGA